Genomic DNA from Marnyiella aurantia:
CACAAACATCAGCACCGCAAAAACCTTTCTGATCATATCCTGCGAAAGTGAAATGGCTGTTTTACTACCCAAATAACTACCGAGTACAAATCCGCAGCAAAGCAACAGCGCAGTTTTAATATCAACATTACCGGTTTTGTAGTAGTTCATCACACCAAAAAAGCCTACAGGAACCATAAGCAATGCGAGAGTCGTTCCCTGAGCTTTATGTTGCGTAAAACCAAAAAGAAGCACGAGCACAGGTACCATTACGATACCACCGCCAATTCCTACAAGTCCACTTAGATAACCTGCAAGGAGACCTAACAGTATAAGTCCGATCACTAATGTTGTGTTGTCCATTTTCATCTAGGTTGAGTTACTGGAAATTATTTCGCAGGTCGCGTACCTCCTTTACCTTCGCGCGGAAATATTCGGCTTTTTGCGGATGCTTTTCGGCCAGAATATGGAATGCATGAATGGCTCTGGCATACAGTTTCTGTTCAACGTAAATATTGGCCAGAGTTTCCGTCATCAGGTGTGAGATATCACTTTTCTTTTCTTTGATGACGAAGCTTCCTTCCTCACGCAGCTGCGAAATACGCGGCGCAGTTTCAATGAATTTTTCAATGATAACCGTTTTCCTGTCTTCTTCGGGTTCGGGTTGGATTTCAGGAGTTGTTTCTTTCCTGTCAATTTTCAGCCAGTTTTGCCAGGTGTTTATAAACTGAGGCAAATTGCTGTCGTCGTCAGCCATGACTTGGGCTGTTTCTGCTTCTTCATCCGCTGACACTTTTGTCACTTCTGTCGGCGGTACTATAGAAACCGTCTCCTCCTGTGCAGTTTCAACCTCCTGTTCAGTCTTTATAGGAGATACCTCGGGCTTCACATTAAGTGATTTACGTTCAGTTTTAAGTAAAGCATCGGGTATCTGCAAAGGCACACTCATGGGTTTCCAGCCTGAACGCACCGGCATTTCGGCGTTCGGTTCTGAAACCGGATTGGATCCGACAGCATCGGTCCCAGGTAAGTTAACTGTTGCAGATGCCTCTGCCTCAGCTTCTGAAGCTGTAATTTCTTCTTGTACAGCTTCTGTTGATTCATTCGCGGGAGTTTCCGCCTTAACAACAAAATCCTGAGTATCACTGAAACTTATTTCTGTACTTTCAGTTTGCTCTTCTACCGGTTCGTTTTCGATTTGCGAGGCTTTTTTCTCCTTAATCTTCTTTTCCACCTCCGCAATCAGACGCTGCATCTCCTCTTCATGTTTATTGGATACAGGCGCCGGTATTATAACAGTTTCCTCTTTTTTTGGAGCAGCTGTTATCTTCACCCCGGGCAGGAATGGAGCTATGCCATGAAAACTTACATCTGCGGTTGGAGGTTCCTCCTGACCAGCCACCGCTACTGCGATGGGTTCTTCAGCACTTTTAATCTCAACTTCCTCCGATTCTTCTTCCTTAGTTTCAGGTCCGGTAATTTCTTCCTCCTTAGCGGCAAGTTCGTTTACGGGCGCGGACTCTTCGCTAAAAACCTTTGGTGGGGAGATATTTGGATCTGCAATAACCAACTGGCCGCTTTCAGCTGAAGCCTCCTTATCGATTACAGGCGCTTCCTTTTCAAGGAAATCCTCTTCTCCCTCAAACAGAATCCTGTTCAGTTCACCGTTTACATAAACGGGCTTTGCACCTTCAGTCTCCGAAGGTGCTATTTTTGTAAAAGTTTCCTTTTTGGATTCCAATACGGGTGAAAGAGCAGCCTTTTCCAAATCAACAGTGGTCTCAGGTCCTGATTCATCTGCTCCAGATTCAGGAATATTGATATTTTTCTGTACCTGGAGATGCTCCTGCACCTCATTTTCACTACCGGTACCATCCTGATTATCAATTTCCTGCGAAAGTACAGGTTCATTTACTTCAGCGGAAGGTTTAGATACGCCGTTCACCAGCTGATAAAGAATTTTTTTATCTGTTGTATAGGCCGCTGTCGTTGAAAGTTCCTGCTGGTAATTTTCCGGATCGTACCGGGAGGTAGCCAGTAGTGCCAGTGCACGTAAACTCTGCACATAAGGTGTAGTCCTGATCTGGTCATTCAGAAGTTTCAGATCTGCAGACTGTAACAAGTCCGGATTTTCAATAAGTTCCAGTATACGCGTATTCATATTACCAGTTAGCTACAATATCGTTAAAAATCCTATTGATTATTCGTTCATTAACCAGTTTAACCTGTGAGGCTTCAATGGCATTAATATCCAAATCACTGCTGAAAACGGCTTCATCAGTGAAAGTGCGATCAAAACTTTTGTCCGGTTCAATTTTATTCTCGTAATGCACCCGAACTGATATTGTAAGTTTGTTTTGGGCTGCCTGGATATTTCCACCTACTGCATCCACATTAGATGAAATAGTTGTAGGTGAAATGCTGTAGTCGGTAATTTCGCCCTCGATAAGCAAATCAGGATTCTCCTTTGTTCCCTTGAGAGTGGTACGCTGAAGAAAACGGTTTTGGATATCGGTTGAGAACTGCTGAGCCAAAGTAGGGTTTACCAGCGGGGCATTATT
This window encodes:
- a CDS encoding sulfite exporter TauE/SafE family protein — its product is MKMDNTTLVIGLILLGLLAGYLSGLVGIGGGIVMVPVLVLLFGFTQHKAQGTTLALLMVPVGFFGVMNYYKTGNVDIKTALLLCCGFVLGSYLGSKTAISLSQDMIRKVFAVLMFVVAVKMFFQK
- a CDS encoding LptE family protein yields the protein MKMNRLLNPFLGLVLLCTAMLQSCYTFTGSSLSPETKTVQINEFINNAPLVNPTLAQQFSTDIQNRFLQRTTLKGTKENPDLLIEGEITDYSISPTTISSNVDAVGGNIQAAQNKLTISVRVHYENKIEPDKSFDRTFTDEAVFSSDLDINAIEASQVKLVNERIINRIFNDIVANW